GAACGCGCGTCAGCGCGTTTTCGACGTTCTCATCAAGCTCGGTGATCTCGCTGGGTTTGATTTCGACAACGTAGCCCGTCGTGATGTTCGGCGAGGTGGGCAAGAAGAGCATCTCGCGGCCGTCGTCAGTCACTTTGCCGGTCTTGAAGGCCGTCATCCGTAACCCTTCCCAGGTCTCGATCTTGACTGGCTTCTGGAGCGATTCCTGCTCGCCGAAGGCCGTCTCAGCGGCCATCTTCGAGGCGTTGTATATGAGTCGGATCACAGGCACTTGATTCGCCAGGTTGTCGACGAGTCGTTCGACCAGCCCACCGATAGTCGTCCGCATAAGATACCCGACCGAAAACGTCAGGATGGCAAATACAGTCAGTGCGGTGATTACGCGGAGAAATTGGGCCATTTGCTCGCGTATTTGCTCAGCCGACGCGCTTGAGCCCGAAATGAGCGGCTCGAGTATGTCGGCGTTAAGAATTAGCCCCGGTATCAGACCGGCGACCATTCCATAGAGCCAATAGATAACGTAGAGCGTGATAATAATGGGACCGAGGACGACGATCCCACTTGCAAAATCCCGTTTCCACGATGCCATGTTCTGACACTCACACTACTGGCTAATGAGCTCTTCTCTTTCACGTATTTCTGTCAATAATGACACTCAGTGTCGCCTGACGGTAACGTTTGAAGTCGTCCGGCCGGTAAGCACGAACGATTTACCTGAATTGGGGCGCTAAGGCCTCTTCCTCAACGAACGAGCGAAGCGAGGGGATACAGCGCCCACACGATTCTCAAACACGTTCGACGCTCGGCCCACAGGCCAACCCAATCGTAACTGTTTAGCACGCAGTTTGCATAAATTATGGAGTGGCAACGCGCAAGACAATCTCTATCCGCGACGACCAAGAGGAGTGGATTCAGGAGAACCACTTGAGTCTGTCCTCGTTCGTCCAAGAGAAACTTGACGAACTCATCGAAGAACGCTCGTGAACTACAACTATAGGTATCGACTCCGACCGTCCGACGCCCTCGCAGAGCGGTTAGCGTGGACCGTCGATACCTGTAGGCAGGTCTACAACCACTTCCTTCATCGACTCAGCCGGAACCGACAACACCTCGGCATACAGCGAACAGAAACTCTTGCCGAGTCTCAAGAAGTGGTGGAACGGCCTGAAAAGCGTTCACTCGAGGGTTCTTCAGAAAGTCGTTCAGCGGTTGTACGACAATCTCTCGACGCTCCGGGGTCGCAAAGACAACGGCTACCGCGTGGGACCTCAAGTGGAAAGCACCGGACGAGTACCGAAGTTTCACCTACAGTCAATCCGGCTTCCAGCTCAAGAACACGAGTGGCCGAATCCGACTGTGGCTCTCGAAACTCGGAGAAATCCCCATCACCTTCCACCGTGACCTCCCCGACGAGGCCGAGATAAAGACCATCACAGTCAAACGCGAACCCACCGGGAAGTAGTACGCCATCCTCGGCGTCGAAACCCAGGACGGCCCACCCACGAAGCCCGAGAATCCCGAGCGGTGCGTCGGCATCGACGTAGGGATTCTCAAGTACACTCACGATACCGATGGGACTGCCGTCGAATTGCTCGACCTGTCCGACGAACGCGAGCGGTTGGAACGCGTCCAACGCGACCTCTCGCGGAAAGAACACGGGTCTGCAAATTGGGAGGAACAGCGGAAGGTCGTGGCCGAACGTCACGCTGACCTCAAGCAGACGCGTCGTGACTTCCTCCACAAGTTGTCGAACTACTACGCCCGTGAGTACGACCTTGTGGCGGTCGAAGACCTTGACACGAAAGGTCTGGTCGAACTCGACAGCAACTCTCGGAATCGTGCTGGAGCAGCGTGGGGAACGTTCCTTCGGATGCTCGAATACAAATGCAAGCGAGAGGGACGCACTTCGTCGCTGTGAATCCGCGTGGAACGACCAAGGAGTGTGCGTCCTGCGGGGTTTCGACGGAGAAGCCGTTGTGGATCCGCGAACACTCCTGCCCGGTGTGTGGGTTCAAAGCAGATAGAGACGCGAACGCAGCGTGGAATATTCTTTCTCGCAGTGTCAAAAAGCGGTTAGGAGCGGGACGCTCCGAATCAACGTCTGTGGAGACTGTGCTCCCTGTGGATACGTCTGTATCTGCAAAGCACGTCGTGGAAACAGGAAGCCCCACCCTCAAGCGCGAGCCGAAAGGCGAGCGGTAGGGTGGGGTTAGTTCACTACGGAGTTAGGACAGAAAGACACCTCCGCTTACTGCAAGGATGCAAAGCCATTAGCGATGTGTTCTCGAGTTCTGTTATGGGACTATGTATGATGGACGTTCTCTTCCCGGTGCAATCTACTGGATGCCGGTCGTAATTGGCGGCGTATCAGTTTCCGCGTTTGGTATTCGAGCAGTTCGATGATTCGACTGTTGTGTTGACGCTTGCGATTCCAGAACAGCGGGGATATATCTGCACAACACTAAGCAGTAAGTCTATGACCTATGTTGAACGCTCAATCATCTTTCTGGACGAATACGGGGATAGTCAACGATCCGAAGACATCAGTCGGGCAAATACCCGCCCGAAATGACCCATCCTATCACGAAACACATGGTAACGGCTACCATGATCATTAATACCGTTAACATCGCTACAATTGGACTCATTCTCGTATCTTCAAAAACGGTGTACCAACCTTCTAAAGCTTAACATATTGGTCGGCGGTGACGCGCGTAACCTCAACCATGCCAGCTACGTGCTTCCCAACGATCAGTAAAAGTTGTCGAAAATTGGAACGGTTAGTCACAATACACGCAGACGTGCTCGGATCCATCCAGCCATTCGGTGAAGGCAAACTAGGTCTCCGAAAACTGACCGGCCTACAGCGTGTCAATACTGTGATCCATATTGATACCGCCAGCAGTACCCTCTCTATCTCGCCTCTTTCCTGCGGTTCTTACTGAATTTAGCAATGCCTTATTCCTCCTCATCAACAGCAACTAACGAACTTCTCGCTACTGGAAGGTACGACTGGTCGAGATGAACAACCTCGATTAACAGATTGATAAGGAAGAGTCAACAGGTTATCAATGCAGTTGATGACAGATCAAAATCGACGATCGTTCGTAACGACCGTTGCAGCGGCTGGAACACTTAGCCTCTCTGGCTGTCTCTCACAACTGCGAGAGTGGCGGGGAAACGGTAATACGTCGAACGAAGACTCTACTAAATCTGATAGCACTGACGGACTATCGAAGCTTCCCGGGGAATCGATCGAGAACTTTGAGACTCTCGACGAATGGAACGCAATGATCAACGCTGGTACGCTCAAGGCTGGGACAGATGATCCGTATGGCGGCTCGCAGTCGGCACACCTCACAGCGAACGAGGACACGGAATATGCAGCGATCTACAAAATATTTGACGGACAGGATCTGAGCGGGAAAAACCTCTCTCTCGCAGTGAAATTTACCGGACGTCAGCAGCTCCGACTCACGATTGAACTGTTCGCACCGAACTCACGTAACGTGCACGTGTTACATCGGACGCTCGTCGGGCCGGCCGATCGGTGGGTACGCGTCGACTTTGGTACCGATCGGATTGAAACACAACCCGATTTAGAGGACGTCCGGCAGATTCGGGTGACCGCTCGCCGCCGTGGTAATATGTCCGGTTCGATCAACTGCCAAGTCGACGACCTCCGAACTGTCAACCGTCCGGAGACGGGAAAAGTTATGCTCTTGTTCGATGGGACCCTCAACGAACACTATGCACACGCGTTCAAGCAGATGAAATCCTACGGCTATGCGGGTGTCGAAGCAGTCATGCCTGAAGCCATCGGCCGAGACGGTAGACTTACGATAGATCGACTTACAGAGATGAATGACGCAGGTTGGGATATGGCAGCCAGACCGCGAACTGGTGCGCAATTTCTCCACGAGTATTCTCCCGAAGAGCAACAGGGAATGATCGAGCGGACAAAGGCATTTCTCGAAAGCCGTGGCTTCGAAGACGGTGCACAACACTTCGTCACACCAAAGAATATACTCAGTCCAACTGCTCGTGATCTTGTCAAGAAACGCCACAAACAGGCCTTCCGATTCGGTGGGAATCCAAATGGGTTACCGCTCACGGATCCACATAACATTGGCTTCTTCTCCGGAAGTGCTGGGGATGAGACGAGAACGTATATCGATTATGCCGCACAGTACGGTCAACTTGCAGTGTTACAGTTCGATTACATCGGCGGTGAAGATGGGATGAACGAACAGGCATTCGAACGCGTTCTTAAATATATCGACGGACAGGATGTCAAGGTCGTGACTGCGACCGAACTCTTAGAATCGTAACGACAGTCAGTGACACTTTAGGACGGTATCTCGAGTATAGGCGGGCGAGACGAAATCCGCTTTAACCGCTGATGAAACAGGGCGAGTGTCTCAGGGATTGGTTCCGAATGTGCCATCAAATAGTGAAATCCACCGCCTTATAGCGATTCAACAAAGCCGTTTCAGCGTATCTTCCGCTTCTGAAACACGATCGCCAAAGAGGTCATGACTCCACGGTTGGACATCACTGGAATCGAGAAGATGGAGACGCTCCACGATGCGATCACCAAGTGTCTCGAAAGCGGCCACAGGCGACTCCCCGTCTACGCAGAAACGCTCGACAACATCGTCGGAACTGCAGACATACACGAACTCGCCCGGGCACAACAGCGTGACACGCCCGGAGAGACGTTCGTTGGCGACCTCAAACTTCTTGACCCACCCCAGTATGTCCCTGAGAGTAAGTCCGTCGACGAACTTCTCGGAGATGCAGACGTCGCGAACGCAAATGGCGGTGATCATCGACGAGTTCGGGACGACGGAGGGACTCGTGACGGTCGAAGACCTCACAGAGGAGATTGTGGGTGAAATCCTCGAAGGGCAGGAACAGTCCCCGATTACGGATGGTGTTCTTACTCGGATATTTTATGCGGCTGCAGTCGGCCGACTGGTTGACCAAGATATCCATGACTTCGTGAATTGCTTTCCGATCATTCGGGTCGTCTATAATGCAGTCAAACACCGACTCGACGACCGCACCGACTACGATCCCGTGGAACTCGAGGTTCCGGTGACCGGCGTCTCCGATTACTCGTCGATGCGTCACGCTGTCGAGACGGTTTTCGAGAAAAAGAACCTCTGCCCGGGCCGAGAGTCCAAGGCCATGCGCCGGACGGTCCGACTGTTCGAAGCCTACATCGGATCGCCGTTTGACGTTGTGGACGCGCTGACGGCGCTGACGCGTTCGAAACGACCGGGCGATGTTAACGATCGCCGACGTGGGACACGCGCTTGCAGCGTTGCCGGGCGACCGTCTGCTCCCGTCACTCTCCGCACCGACGCCGGGCAAGATCCTGAAAGCGGTGCTCGCCGCCGACGAGCCGATTGGTCGCTCAGATATTCTCGAGCGTGTCGGCTGTTCCGGTGTAACCTACGGCAAGCACATCGACCGGCTGGCGGCCTTCGATATCCTCCAGCGCGTCGATGGGCGCAAGTGGACGGTCGCGATCGCTCCCTGGTACGTTCCCGAAATCGATGCGACGAAGCCGGGCTACGAGAACGAGTCGGTATCGATCAATACAACGACCGTCGACGGCGTCCTGTTCGATGCACTCGAGGAACTCGGCTATGATCTCGGCGACCCCGAGTTGATCAGCGCGTTCGGACAGCCGTTAGACCGGGTCGCACTCATGGGAGCGGTTGGACCGTGGATCGACGACTGGCTCAACGTTCTCGCGCCGTTACTGAAACCCAAACCGGATGCTGTACAACGGTTTGATCACGACGTAGTGACACTCGGAGAGAAACCAGACTAGATGACGCTCGAGGACTCGATGGGCCACTCGGCGCTGGCAGACTGACGAACACGATATCTATGGTTGACACAGGACAACACTCATATTCGGAATCGGAAGTTGAACAGGCGATTGAAGAATTAGAACTGGAGGTCCGGAATTTCAAAGGGCCAGCAGGACGATTCCAACGTGCTCGGAATTGGAGCGAGGTTTGATATAGGCTGGGACGAACATATTCACTGTCGCGTTCCCCACGCGACATGGACATCCAATCAGCATCCAACCCCACCCCGATGTTGTTTCCATACCGCCCGGCGGCCATCCCCCTGCGCCCATCCGGGCGGCCTTTTGAGGTTTTCTCGAGGCAATCAAATGCCGAGCGATAGTTATCCGATCTCGAGTGCGTCGACAGCCTCTCGCGGTTCGACGTCGTGATCGACGAGGCGATCGGCTGCCAGCTGCCACGCGTGCTCGGGATCGGCGCGTTCGTAGTGGACTGAGAACTCGGTCAGTGCGACGGCGACCAGGAGGTCTTTGCGACGATCGTCCAGAGGCATCACTACCGTTGGCCGCGGCTTCCATGATAAAAGCCAGAATATACCCGGAAATTGTTGTGTCTACCGTCTCAGAAGCTCGATATCGGGGTCGGCAGTGACCTTTCGTCTGTCGTGAGCCCTAAGCGCATCGACTGCTTCGTAGGGATCAATATCGTACTTCGCAAGACGGCTAACCGCGAGTTGCCACGATCTCGCAGCTAGTCGGGGACTCTCCTTCTGATGGCGGTATGAAAACTCGGCTAATGCAACGGCGATCAAGAGATTATCACGCTGCTGACTAGAGAAC
This region of Natrinema sp. DC36 genomic DNA includes:
- a CDS encoding DUF502 domain-containing protein translates to MASWKRDFASGIVVLGPIIITLYVIYWLYGMVAGLIPGLILNADILEPLISGSSASAEQIREQMAQFLRVITALTVFAILTFSVGYLMRTTIGGLVERLVDNLANQVPVIRLIYNASKMAAETAFGEQESLQKPVKIETWEGLRMTAFKTGKVTDDGREMLFLPTSPNITTGYVVEIKPSEITELDENVENALTRVLSGGFGDANHRSIDADISIDETKSSRTDD